In Archangium violaceum, the following are encoded in one genomic region:
- a CDS encoding TetR/AcrR family transcriptional regulator — protein MPLPRFDRLPADDKAAILSVARAHFARDGYDGASYNKIIHEAGISKTSAYHYFDGKSDLFATVLADCVTRAQTEIGDWTPATDAAGFWAQLTATSHTLVQHLNTHPDDRSVLAQAPRSPEPNPWTQAMVDDAIRLRLVNPAERTLITVATQGVLDALDDHALDHPARASEIAGQLPILLARLWAATAPAP, from the coding sequence ATGCCGCTGCCACGATTCGACCGATTGCCGGCCGACGACAAGGCTGCGATCCTCTCCGTCGCCCGGGCGCATTTCGCCCGCGACGGGTACGACGGAGCCTCATACAACAAGATCATCCATGAGGCTGGAATCTCCAAGACCTCGGCGTACCACTACTTCGACGGGAAGTCGGACCTTTTTGCCACCGTGCTGGCCGACTGCGTGACCCGGGCCCAGACCGAGATCGGCGACTGGACGCCGGCGACTGACGCGGCCGGCTTCTGGGCGCAGCTGACGGCCACGAGCCACACCCTCGTCCAGCACCTCAACACCCACCCCGATGACCGGTCCGTGCTCGCGCAAGCACCTCGGTCACCGGAACCGAACCCGTGGACGCAAGCGATGGTCGACGACGCCATCAGACTCAGACTCGTCAACCCAGCCGAACGGACCCTCATCACCGTTGCCACCCAAGGCGTCCTCGATGCGCTCGACGATCACGCCCTCGACCATCCGGCCCGCGCCTCGGAGATCGCCGGACAGTTGCCAATCCTCTTGGCCCGACTCTGGGCCGCGACAGCACCCGCACCCTGA
- a CDS encoding acyl-CoA carboxylase subunit beta: MKMKDRVEKLEEQRRRNEGMGGPERIERQHAKGKLTARERLKQLFDENTFEEMGLLAGAEGNLPEEGEPGKPSPADGVITGVGEIDGRPVAAAIYDFTVFGGSIGTVGERKVARLRDIALKNRIPMVWLVDSAGARLEAGGEVDPRRLASFADTGYLFREQVVMSGVIPQVAAMVGPGAAGTAYIPALADFVPMVKGTSSIAIGGPYLVESVVGEKVTEEELGGSKVHNELSGVADAEYPDDAACLTAIREYLSFFPSHCEDKPPRKQSSDPFDRRDEDLLKVVPESPRQAFDMHKVILSLVDDRKFFPLKPRFARNLITGLARIDGWPVGIVANNSMYLGGILDVNASDKAARFINLCDAFNIPLVFLQDVPGFMVGTKVEQQGIIRHGAKMMYAVASATVPKLTVVVRKGYGAGYYVMNGRAFEPDLLVAWPGAEIGVMGPEGMVSIAARKLLQSAESPEAAEAMKKELADGLRQHIRIERTAAMAMVDDVVDPRDTRRLLARALKRTANKKVERPFRRREISPV; this comes from the coding sequence ATGAAGATGAAGGATCGGGTGGAGAAGCTGGAGGAGCAGCGCCGGCGTAACGAGGGGATGGGAGGGCCGGAGCGCATCGAGCGCCAGCACGCGAAGGGGAAGCTGACGGCCCGCGAGCGGCTGAAGCAGCTGTTCGACGAGAACACCTTCGAGGAGATGGGGCTGCTGGCCGGAGCGGAGGGCAACCTTCCCGAGGAGGGGGAGCCGGGCAAGCCCTCGCCAGCGGACGGGGTCATCACGGGCGTGGGGGAGATCGACGGCAGGCCGGTGGCGGCGGCCATCTACGACTTCACGGTGTTCGGCGGCTCCATCGGCACGGTGGGCGAGCGCAAGGTGGCGAGGCTGAGAGACATCGCGCTGAAGAACCGGATTCCGATGGTGTGGCTGGTGGACTCGGCGGGTGCGCGTCTGGAGGCGGGAGGCGAGGTGGACCCGAGGCGCCTGGCGAGCTTCGCGGACACGGGGTACCTCTTCCGCGAGCAGGTGGTGATGAGCGGGGTGATTCCGCAGGTGGCGGCGATGGTGGGCCCCGGAGCGGCGGGCACGGCCTACATCCCGGCGCTGGCGGACTTCGTGCCCATGGTGAAGGGAACGAGCTCCATCGCCATTGGTGGCCCGTACCTGGTGGAGTCGGTGGTGGGCGAGAAGGTGACGGAGGAGGAGCTGGGAGGCTCGAAGGTGCACAACGAGCTCTCCGGGGTGGCGGATGCCGAGTACCCGGACGACGCGGCGTGCCTCACCGCGATCCGCGAGTACCTGTCCTTCTTCCCCTCGCACTGCGAGGACAAGCCACCGCGCAAGCAGTCGTCGGATCCGTTCGACCGGCGGGACGAGGATCTGCTGAAGGTGGTGCCGGAGAGCCCGCGGCAGGCGTTCGACATGCACAAGGTCATCCTGTCGTTGGTGGATGACCGGAAGTTCTTCCCGCTCAAGCCGAGGTTCGCGCGCAACCTCATTACAGGGCTGGCGCGGATCGATGGCTGGCCGGTGGGCATCGTGGCGAACAACTCGATGTACCTGGGCGGAATCCTGGACGTGAACGCGTCGGACAAGGCGGCGCGGTTCATCAACCTGTGCGATGCCTTCAACATCCCGCTGGTGTTCCTGCAGGACGTGCCGGGCTTCATGGTGGGCACGAAGGTGGAGCAGCAGGGAATCATCCGGCACGGGGCGAAGATGATGTACGCGGTGGCGAGCGCCACGGTGCCCAAGCTCACGGTGGTGGTGCGCAAGGGTTACGGGGCGGGCTACTACGTGATGAACGGCCGGGCCTTCGAGCCGGACCTGCTGGTGGCGTGGCCTGGGGCGGAGATTGGCGTGATGGGCCCGGAGGGAATGGTGTCCATCGCGGCGCGCAAGCTGCTGCAGAGCGCGGAGAGCCCCGAGGCCGCCGAGGCCATGAAGAAGGAGCTGGCGGACGGCCTGCGCCAGCACATCCGCATCGAGCGCACGGCGGCCATGGCCATGGTGGACGACGTGGTGGACCCGCGCGACACACGGAGGCTGCTGGCCCGGGCTCTCAAGCGCACAGCCAACAAGAAGGTCGAGCGCCCCTTCCGCCGCCGCGAAATCTCCCCCGTGTAG
- a CDS encoding zinc-dependent alcohol dehydrogenase: MLALTYEGPWRVSVKEKPDPRIEHPQDGIVRVETAAICGSDFHIMHGLIPDTRVGSTFGHEFVGIVEEVGRDVTGVKPGDRVALPFQIFCGSCYYCQRGLTSCCLNTNPGTDAAAGMYGYSHTMGGYDGGQAQYVRVPFIGVDAEHVPEDVSSLDALPLTDAFPTGYQAAEMCNIRGGETVLVLGCGPVGLFAMWSLWAMGAGRVIAVDHYDYKLEFARRWLGVETLNFRDVDLVTTVKGMTEDLGADATIDAVGAEAAGSPMHRALGIYAKLEAGSPQALNTAIHATKKGGTISVIGAYGPPFTGVDIGTYMNKAQTMRTGQASVKRYMPLLFEHIRAGRIRPSDVLTHRGPLEKAPEFYHTMAQKKDGCIKCALFPNGPSIH; this comes from the coding sequence ATGCTAGCACTCACGTACGAAGGACCGTGGCGGGTGTCGGTCAAGGAGAAGCCGGACCCGCGCATCGAGCACCCCCAGGACGGCATCGTCCGGGTGGAGACCGCGGCCATCTGCGGTTCGGACTTCCACATCATGCACGGCCTGATCCCCGACACCCGCGTCGGCTCCACGTTCGGCCACGAGTTCGTGGGCATCGTGGAGGAGGTGGGCCGGGACGTCACGGGCGTGAAGCCGGGCGACCGGGTGGCGCTGCCGTTCCAGATCTTCTGCGGCAGCTGCTACTACTGCCAGCGCGGCCTGACGTCGTGCTGCCTGAACACCAACCCCGGCACGGACGCGGCGGCTGGCATGTACGGCTACTCGCACACCATGGGCGGCTACGACGGCGGCCAGGCCCAGTACGTGCGCGTGCCCTTCATCGGCGTGGACGCGGAGCACGTGCCCGAGGACGTCTCGAGCCTGGACGCGCTGCCTCTCACCGACGCCTTCCCGACTGGCTACCAGGCCGCCGAGATGTGCAACATCCGCGGCGGGGAGACGGTGCTCGTGCTCGGCTGCGGGCCGGTGGGCCTCTTCGCCATGTGGTCGCTCTGGGCCATGGGCGCCGGCCGCGTCATCGCGGTGGACCACTACGACTACAAGCTCGAGTTCGCGCGCCGGTGGCTGGGCGTCGAGACGCTCAACTTCCGTGACGTGGACCTCGTCACGACCGTCAAGGGCATGACCGAGGACCTCGGTGCGGACGCGACCATCGACGCGGTGGGCGCCGAGGCCGCCGGCAGCCCCATGCACCGCGCACTCGGGATCTATGCGAAGCTCGAGGCGGGCAGCCCGCAGGCGCTCAATACCGCCATCCACGCCACGAAGAAGGGCGGCACCATCTCCGTCATCGGCGCGTATGGCCCGCCGTTCACCGGCGTGGACATCGGCACGTACATGAACAAGGCGCAGACCATGCGCACGGGCCAGGCGAGCGTGAAGCGCTACATGCCGCTGCTCTTCGAGCACATCCGGGCCGGCCGCATCCGCCCCTCCGACGTGCTCACGCACCGTGGCCCGCTGGAGAAGGCCCCGGAGTTCTATCACACGATGGCCCAGAAGAAGGACGGGTGCATCAAGTGCGCCCTCTTCCCCAACGGCCCCAGCATCCACTAG